From the genome of Triticum aestivum cultivar Chinese Spring chromosome 1A, IWGSC CS RefSeq v2.1, whole genome shotgun sequence:
attatcatgaacaaggaaatataataataactaatttattattgcctctagggcatatttccaacagtctcccacttgcactagagtcaataatccagttcacatcgatatgtgattaacactcaaggtcacatccccatgtgactaacacccaaagagttactagagtcaataatctagttcacattaccatgtgattaacactcgatgagttctgggtttgaacatgttatgcttgtgagagatgttatagtcaacgggtctgaatctttcagatccgtatgtacttcacaaatctctatgtcatcttgtagatgcagctactacgctatatttggagccattacaaataactgttctacttggagctattctaaattgttgctccattatacgtatccggtatctctactcagagctatccggataggtgttaagcttgcatcgacgtaaccctttacgacgaactcttttaccacctccataatcgagaaaattccttagtccactagttactaaggataactttgaccgctgtcttgtgatccattcttggatcactcttgtaccccttgactgactcatggcaaggcacacatcaggtgcggtactcagcatggcataccgtatagagcctatgacaaaagcataggggacgaccttcgtccttcctctttcttctgccatggtcgagctttaagtcttaacttcataccttacaactcaagcaagaactccttctttgactggtccatcttgaacaccttcaagatcatgtcaaggtatgtgctcatttgaaagtaccattaagcgttttgatctatccttatagatcttgatgctcaatgttcaagtagcttaatccaggctttccattgaaaaatactttccaaataaccctatatgctttccagaaattctacgtcatttctcatcaacaatatgtcaacatatatttatcagaaattctatagtgctcccactcacttctttggaaatacaagtttctcataaactttgtatacacccaaaactttgatcatcttatcaaagcatatattccaactccgagatgcttactccagtccttagaaggattgctggagctttgcatacttattagcatctttcaggattaacaaaaccttccggttgtatcacatacaacctttcctcaaaaatcgtcgaggaaacaatggttttttggcatcctatctgcaagatttcacaaataatgcagtaattgctaatataattccaacagactcttagcatcgctacgaatgagaaagtctcatcgcagtcaactccttgaacttgtcagaaaacatcttaacaataagtcgagctttcttaatggtgatacctaccatcattgtccgtcttccttttaaaatccatcaatactcaatagccttacgaccatcgagccattctgccaaagtctacactttgttttcatacatggatcctctctcggattttatggcctcgagccatttatcggaatccgggcccaccatcgcttctccatagctcgtaggttcatggtagtgacttgatctgaagtttcatgatcactatcataagcttccacttcaattggtgtaggtgccacaggaacaactcatgtgccctgccacacactagttgaagagacggttcaataacctcatcaagtctccgccatcctcccactcaattctttcgagagaaacttttcctcgagaaaggacccgattctagaaacaatcccttattgctttcggatctgagacaggaggtatacccaactgttttgggtgtcctatgaagatgcatttatccgctttgggttcgagcttatcagcctgaattttttttcacataagcgtcgcagccccaaacttctaagaaatgacagcttaggtttctctaaaccatagttcatatggtgtaatctcatcggaattacgtggtgccctatttaaagtgaatgtggttgtctttaatgcctaacccataaactatcgtggtaattcgataagagacatcatggtatgcatcatatccaatagggtgcagttatgatgttcggacacaccatcacactatggtgttccaggctgtattagttgtgaaacaatgtccacaatgtcttaattctgtgccaaactcgtaattcagatattcatctctatgatcatatcatagatattttatcctcttgtcacgacgatctttcaacttcaccctgaaattacttgaacctttcaataattcagactcgtgattcatcaagtaaatatactcaacatctactcaaatcatctgtgaagtaagaacataacgatatccactacatgcctcaacactcattggattgcacacatcaaaatgtattacttccaacaagttgctttctagttcgaggctttcagtcatcttgcccatgtggtatgatttgcatgtctcaagtgattcaaaatcaagtgagtccaaacggtccatttgcatggagtttcttcatgcatatacaccaatagacatggttcgcatgtctcaaacctttcaaaatgagtgagcccaaagatccatcaacatggagcttcttcatgcgtttcataccgatatgacttacgtggcagtgccacaagtaggtggtactatcattactatcttttggcatgaacatgtgtatcactacgatcgagattcaataaaccattcattttaggtgtaagaccattgaaggtattattcaaataaacagagtaaccattattctctttaaatgaataaccgtattgcgatagacataatccaatcatgtctgtgctcaacgcaaacaccaatctcgatggtagagggagcgtacgatatttgatcaaccttggaaatacttccaacacatatcgtcatctcacctttagctagtctccgtttattccgtagcttttatttcgagttactaacacttagcaaccgaaccggtatctaataccctggtgctactaggagtactagtaaagtacacattaacataatacatccaatatacttctatcgaccttgccagccttcttatctaccaagtatctagggtaattctgctccagtggctgttccctttattacagaagcacttagtctcgggtttgggttcaaccttgggtttcttcactacagcagcagctgatttgccgtttcatgaagcatcccttttttcccttgcccttcttgaaactagtggtttcaccaaccatcaacaattgatgctccttcttgatctctacttttgtggtgtcaaacatcgcgaatatctcaaggatcatcatatatgtccctgatatattatagttcatcacgaagctcaagcagcttggtggtaatgactttggagaaccatcactatttcatctggaagatcaactcccactcgattcaagcgattgttgtgcTCAGatttcaacaattgagcttttcttccttagtttgcaggctaagaaaatcgtcggaggtcttatacctcttgacgtgggcacgagcctgaaatcccaatttcagccctcgaaacatctcatatgtttcgcgacgtttcaaaacgtcttcggtgcctcaactctaagccgtttaactgaactatcacgtagttatcaaaatgtgtatgttagatgttcgcaacatccatagacaacgttcgaggttcagcacactgagcggtgcattaaggacataagccttctatgaagcaatgaggacaaaccttagtttacggacctagtccgcataattactactatcaactttcaactaaattttctctaggaacatatctaaacagtagaactgaagcgcgagctacaacataatttgcgaagaccttttgactatgttcaggataattaagttcatcttgtgaactcccactcagatagacatccctctagtcatctaagtgattacatgatctgagtcaactaggtcgtgtccgatcatcatgtgagacggactagtcaacatcggtgaacatcttcatgttgatcgtatctaccatacgactcatgctcgacctttcggtctcttgtgttccgaggccatgtctgtacatcctaggctcgtcaagttaacctaagtatttcgcatgtgttccgaggccatgtctgtacatgctaggctcgtcaacacccgttgtattcgaacgtaagaatctatcacacccgatcatcacgtggtgcttcgaaacgacgaacttttgcaacggatagttagggggaacaccttcttgaaattttagtgagggatcatcttatttactaccgtcgttctaagcaaataagatgtataaacatgataaacatcacatgcaatcaaatagtgacatgatatggccaatatcatattgctccttttgatcttcatcttcggggctccatgatcatcatcgtcaccggcatgacaccatgatctccatcatcatgatctctatcatcgtgtcttcatgaagttgtctcgtcaactattacttctactactacagctaacggttagcaataaagtaaagtaattacatgacgtttatgttgacatgcatgtcataaataaattaagacaactcctatggctcctgccggttgtcatactcatcgacatgcaagtcgtgattcctattacaagaacatgatcaatctcatacatcacatatatcattcatcacatccttttggccatatcacatcacatagcataccctgcaaaaacaagttagacgtcctctaattgttgtttgcatgttttacgtggctgctatgggtttctagcaagaacgtttcttacctacgcaaaaaccacaacgtgatatgccaattgctatttacccttcataaggacccttttcatcgaatccgttccgactaaagtgggagaaacagacacccgctagccaccttatgcaactagtgcatgtcagtcggtggaaccagtctcacgtaagagtacgtgtaaggtcggtccgggccgcttcatcccacaatgccaccgaatcaagattggactagtaacggtaagcatattgaacaaaatcaacgcccacaactactttgtgttctactcgtgcatagaaactacgcatagacctagctcatgatgccactgttggggaacgtagcataaattcaaaattttcctacgtgtcaccaagatctatctatggagtcatctagcaacgagggaggagggatacatacccttgtagatcgcgcgcggaagcgttcaagagaacggggttgatggagtcgtactcgtcgtgatccaaatcaccgatgatcctagcgccgaacggacggcacctccgcgttcaacacacgtacggagcagcgacgtctcctccttcttgatccagcaagggggaaggagaggttgatggagatccagcagcacgacggcgtggtggtggaagtagcgggattccaacagggcttcgccaagcgctgcgggaggagggagatgtgtcatgggagggagagggaggcgccagggcttaggtgcggcttccctcccttcccccactatatatagggccaagggagagggggggcgcagccttggcccttcctccaaggaagggtgcggccagggaggagtccatcctccccaaggcacctaggaggtgccttccccctttaggactctttctttcccttatctcttggcgcatgggcctcttggggctggtgcccttggcccatataggccaaggcgcacacccctacagcccatgtgcccccccggggcaggtggacccccttggtggacccccggacccctttcggcactcccggtacaataccgataatgcgcgaaacttttccggcgaccaaaacaagacttcccatatataaatctttacctccggaccattccggaactcctcgtgacgtccgggatctcatccgggactccgaacaactttcgggttaccgcatactaatatctctataaccctagcgtcaccgaaccttaagtgtgtagaccctacgggttcgggagacatgcagacatgaccgagatgactctccggtcaataaccaacagcaggatctggatacccatgttggctcccacatgttccacgatgatctcatcagatgaaccacgatgtcaaggacttaatcaatcccgtatacaattccctttgtctagcgatacgatacttgcccgagattcgatcatcggtatcccgtgactttgttcaatctcgttaccggcaagtctctttactagtttcgtaacacatcatcccgtgatcaactccttgatcacattgtgcacattatgatgatgtcctaccgagtgggcccagagatacctctccgtttacatggagtgacaaatcctagtctcgattcgtgccaacccaacagacactttcggagatacctgtagtgtacctttatagccacccagttacgttgtgacgtttggcacacccaaagcactcctacggtatccgggagttgcacaatctcatggtctaaggaaatgatacttgacattagaaaagctttagcatacaaactacatgatcttgtgctaggcttaggattgggtctttgtccatcacatcattctcctaatgatgtgatcccgttatcaatgacatccaatgtccatggtcaggaaaccgtaaccatctattgatcaacgagctagtcaactagaggcttactagggacatggtgttgtctatgtatccacacatgtatctgagtttcctatcaatacaattctagcatggataataaatgattatcatgaacaaggaaatataataataactaatttattattgcctctagggcatatttccaacatgccttacccgctactatcttcctcatcgcatcaatctcctggagggccttctgtgcttcggccttggcactcttggcACTTTCACGGgcggcggcaagctcggactctcacgtcttcgagtcatgctccaacgCCTCATACTTcgacacgagagcctggagctcttgctgcacctcgcccacacgagcctcttgcttttcccgctcggtgcgctccttggccgctttatcttcggccttggttagcgcttgcttcagggttgtcacctcggtcgtggcccctggcaaacatacgatgatcctgtcattttgcaaccgCGTCttattttatatatacatatctatagacagggtattacttatccttgttctcctcgagctgcctcttggcaaggtcgagctctttcttggacccctcgaggtcctgcttcagtgaggcgacctccgcagttagtgcggctgaggccagcagcgaagcctgcatacacatattgacatacttaaattagactcctgcgatattgtttgatcctctgtttggcttttctttgtgaacaccgaacagagcatcaggagcTACTTTCTATGCggcaatatttttcctatattttaacacttacctcaaagcatgtaagaaggctggcacaagcttcagtcaatccgctcttggcggacggaaccttctggaccaccgcactcataatagtacggtgctcctcgtcaatggaagcgttgcgaagcacttccagcagactgtctggcgcctctggatggacagaggtcactggcacaggcgtcttgcccctcttggaaggaggccgcctacccgagtccggaaccactggaggttccgacgcggtgttcggctgagggccgaactcggggcCCTCAGGGGCCTCGTTCCCTCTGCCCCCGAAGTCCGGacggtcgccttgaggcgccttcgggactgtctcccctcgtcCTGGTgtctcttgagacaatacctcagcgtcatccgcagggcaaggggaggtggcggtcggaagtggattgctatccatatccgatgagcccagggagccgtccgatgatacatcgatactagctcgtggcggcctgcataatcatgttcggcgttagggaaagcagtgcgacaaaggaatgctatgagttactccggtatccgaatacttacgatctccccaggggcttggccctgggcaaccactcgtcttcgccttcgtcggcggcggtggaactgtccggaaggagagtccttcccttcttgaaccctttgccccccccccccagttggggtggccttccttttcttatctcccccaactggagggggagcatcttcttcttcttcctcgtcttcgggggaggagtgtgtcgcagagtcatcggacgatgagtccgataacacctggcgccgggaactctttcgggttcccttggccttcttggtcttctctggcaccttgtaaggagccggagtcagcatctccgtcaggagagcgtttgCTGGGCCTTCGGGGTAAGGGAgacggacagtcgatctgtccggccatttcctgccagtcctgtcaaaggaacgggagcttagatcccgcatagagttgaactatgaaaaacaagtaccctgtaagaggtaaaacagcttaccgcgctggcttggcgcttcgcgcagaatccgcgatcctcggtagtagggggaggaacctcggcgcccttgaatagcaccttccaggcattcccgtgtgttgtatcgaagagcctgttcagagtttggtgctgggccgggtcgaactcccacaagttgaaggcccattgttgacatgggaggatccggcggacgagcatgacctggactacgttgatgagtttgagcttcttgttcaccatgttttgaatacatgtttggagtccggtcagctcttccgaactaccccaggacaggcccttctctttccaggaggtgagccgcgtggagATGCCATATCGGAACtcgagggccgctgcccatgcagggtcacgcggctcggtgatgtagaaccaccccgattgccacccctttatggtccccacgaaggagccctcgagccatgtaacgttgggcatcttgcccaccatggcgcctctgcactctgcctggcggccgcccactaccttcggcttgacatcgaaggtcttcaaccataagccgaagtggggcttgatgcggaggaaggcctcgcacatgacgataaacgccgagatgttgaggatgaagttcgggtccagatcgtggaaatccaggccgtagtagaacatgagcccccggacaaatgggtgaagaggaaatcctagtccgcagaggaaatgggtgaggaacactaccctctcatggggcctgggagtgaggatgagctgcccctcctctgggagccggagcgcgatgtcgtcgggcaagtatccggctctcctcagcttcttgacgtgtccctccgtgacagaggagaccatccacctgcctcccgctccggacatggttggagaaggtcgaggtgggaaatgcgaacttgggcgctggagctcgagtgtgcgaaggtggatgagcaaaggaggaagaaggcgtggaagaaaaggtaaatccttatccctttatatgggcggacgaaactaagcgtccccactagcctggtaaaactcgcttatcccccaagcgccgtaatcgatggcgcggttgggttacccacacccatattgatgagaatcccgtgttaaggggacatgatctctgctttgacaagacgtgtctaaaaactgcctcgcgttatgtgcggggctagttaaaggaaacggttcgaataatcacgaggccatgacataatgtcattGCCAAAACAAGTTttcaaattggatttgtggaaatattattctctctacggtggtatgtggaatttattttgcagggtcggacactatccttatattcgaattcttccgtggtatattcggaggaggaacccgccttgcaatgctgaagacaatactgcgcgtcggactcatcgtcattgaaagcctggttcaggggctactgtgggagtcctgaattagggggtctccggacagccgggctatctccatgggccggactgttagactatgaagatacaagattgaagacttcgtctcgtgtccggatgggactctacttggcgtggaaggcaagctaggcaatacggatatgtgtatctccccctttgtaaccgaccttgtgtaaccctaacataaccggtgtctatataaaccggagggttttagtccgtaggacaacatacaatcataccataggctagcttctagggtttagcctctccgatctcgtggtagatctactcttgtactacccatatcattaatattaatcaagcaggacgtaggattttacctccatcaagagggcccgaacatgggtaaaacatcgtgttccctgtctcctgttaccatccgccttagacgcacagttcgggaccccctacccgagatccgccggttttgacaccgacagccgccatCACCGGCATCAACAACATTTTTTTGCAAGGATTTCTCCAGGAGCCAAACACGACCAAATCGCCTGAGATCCAAGACCTGGCACACCTCCGGCCACCGACGCAGGCCACAAGAGGGGAGCAGAGCACCCCCAACTTACCACGAAAAGGAGCAGAGCCCGTCGCCGTGGATCCTGGGACTCCCTCCACCTCCCCTTCCCCCGTACAAGCAGGACTGCCCAGAACAAGAGCTTGCATAAGGACCAACACGGCACAGTCGCGAACGAGAGGAGGGGTGCATGAGAAACGCCGCGGCCCGCCAAATCTGGAGCAACACGGGGCAGCAGGGCCAGCACCGGCCGCGCACGGCGCGTCACCCGTCCAGCCGCGCGTGCCCCAACCTCCACACCAGCGCCGCCAGCCACGGGACGCCGCAGCCGAGCCAGCGAGCAGTCCCCCGCCCGAGGCACCGCGCCCCCAAGCCGCCGCCCAAATCCACCCACTAGCAGCTCTGCGCCCGCGCGCGtagccccacgccgccgccgctgaAGCCATAAGCCGCCGGGACTAGGCCCCGCTCGCAGATCGACGCGCCGGCCAACAAGTGACCCCCCGTCGTGCCCGAGTGCCGCCCGTTGATGCGAGGAGGATCCCTGCCGCTGGTGTCAGCCGCGCGGCTTTGCCCCACGACGTCCTCCGGCAGCGGTAGAGAGAGGATGGACGGCGGCGACACTAGCTAGGGTTGGGGGGCCGCCCGAGTCGCCCGcacagggcggggggggggggatgagaTCTTAGGTCGGTATCTATAAACTTTGTTTCTTATGATACGTTTGCTTATGATACGTATGCTTATATGATACGTACGAAGGAAAGAAAGAGAATAACAGTGATGCATTGCATTCGAGCAGGTTTCTTGTATATTATATTCAGATCTCCAAAACAGTTCGTATGAAGGAATGAGAATCTGTCATTGGAGGACATGCTACGGCAATGCAGCAGGTATTCAAGTTGAATTGATATTCACAGTGAATTAGTGACTTATCTTGTTTCTGGGTTTGGAATACCATAAAAAAGTCAGTTCCTTGCAGACTAACTGAAGACAACCATTCTCATTTCGATAGAGAAAATCCCACAGAcccataaaaatattttcaatacatTCTGCCTTTGATACCTACGGGTTTAATCTGAACACGACACGGCAGTTCTGGACCCGGCCCCGCCCACAGCCCAAAAATTTCGGGCTGCCGCCACAGCTCTGACCCAGCCCGCCAATCCACCGGTCCAAGCTTTCGGCCACGTCACCAGTCCGCGGCATCCCTCCCCCGGATCGCCATCTCGACCGTCCACTCCATCCGCATCCAACGGCAGGCAGATGCCTCCTCCAACCTCTCGTCCCCGTTAAAACGCCCCTCGCCCCTCCACGCAAATCACATCACCAGCAGCCACCACCGTTCCTCCGATTCCACATCCGCTCGCAGCTCGAGATCGTGAGCCATGTCCGGGCGCGGCAAGGGAGGCAAGGGGCTCGGCAAGGGCGGCGCCAAGCGCCACCGGAAGGTGCTGCGCGACAACATCCagggcatcaccaagccggcgatcCGGCGGCTGGCGCGGAGGGGCGGCGTGAAGCGCATCTCGgggctcatctacgaggagacccgcggcgtgctcaagatcttcctcgagaacgTCATCCGCGACGCCGTCACCTACACCGAGCACGCCCGCCGCAAGACCGTCACCGCCATGGACGTCGTCTACGCGCTCAAGCGCCAGGGCCGCACCCTCTACGGATTCGGCGGCTAGGTCCTGCCGACTGTCGCCTGTCTCTGTCGCCGCCTGCAGATCCGCAAAGCTTGATGGAACTCTGACTTTTTCAGTTCGCTGTTTACTCTGTCTGTGTAGTTCGAACTGAATCGTGGAACAAAGTTATTTGCATATCTTGTTGGAAATGAAACTTGCCTCTGTCAGCATGTCGTAAATCTGATTCTGTTCGCTATTGGGTACGATTGTTGTTTCCCTTGTGATGCTTGGGCCCCGGATGAATCGAACTTGTTTGCAGGCTAATTTGTAATGTGATGAAAAAACGCCATTAAACAATTGTGTATCTTGATTCAGGAACATCATTTGCTCTGTTTTTGCATCTGATCCATATGTACTGGACACCATCAATGTTACTTCTGTGGTGCAATGTCTGTAATGGAGATGCTGCATTTCATCACCGAGTTCTTGCTTGAGTGGCTATCCTTGACCTGAGTTTTGAGTGTACAAATTTGCTCTCTGACTTGTAATGTGAGACTATCTCAAAGTGACCAACCCATGATGTGGTTCGTGGTAACTGCTACTCCAATAAATTAATCAGGATCATCATTTGCGCTTTATTTCTGTTGATTTTCACTACAGTAACATTTTAACTGCTTGAACTATGTTTCCAACTGCGGAATTTCCAATACAGATACACGATACCCTCTTG
Proteins encoded in this window:
- the LOC123064961 gene encoding histone H4, which codes for MSGRGKGGKGLGKGGAKRHRKVLRDNIQGITKPAIRRLARRGGVKRISGLIYEETRGVLKIFLENVIRDAVTYTEHARRKTVTAMDVVYALKRQGRTLYGFGG